A genomic window from Malassezia vespertilionis chromosome 6, complete sequence includes:
- the MID1 gene encoding stretch-activated cation channel mid1 (EggNog:ENOG503NZ3A; BUSCO:EOG09261S7X; SECRETED:SignalP(1-25); COG:S) produces MPMHWHARLGVLVLLGLVLVPQIYAEGHSKHAGQESHKTKAPTGKIGSGNAVKTTLPMLTTDSRVNASTGLIPQPSSIPVEPADEAPYALHDSVMVRSDLSMSDTDGLHYTFAPPPNVPVYITLSLCAGPSIPPYNTSDDNLMDQLGMSADEARQATLVSLYVSDSSNQKKPGPDQGVDKKFVGYAQGGWSEIPVPKGTKDGLWIGVFPPKDPRGLNGTYRIQLAASTVAQLERVAGEAGVFYDDSDRRTALLTSFNYTTPAPNISLIVLPTDGDFSLASLTYFNSSFCAIFDAWSQFNRSPYAPDVNSSDTTRMTQNVVTRGDQYRDKKKETPLNPHVNDTAGMRPPGDPVALIDDLVVISQRAVNDSTDERTPQARKQFLVSDLMPGHNYTAYLVSTVNQTGTLARTLYPAVKFVTKTNPTCRLVYDLPFCPELAYSIPFNPGLSVEEAMSVMEKMISANYGNFSATLATFPCKSEQFGLYSSVATCDGCLRAYQNWLCAVAIPRCTDLIDPAHSVASQNGTELQGLEMPANTHLYPYVVNRTGRNSSRQAYIDQLFDPGDYGELLPCLSTCEMVMRSCPPLIDWDCPKWTVTAERDYGTFADADSDGLGMGENGGAGKDGARFGGAATRYVAQDAFGNVYCNAMDVDRLLRQASGAVAVRPEWVGVVVLSVVGALLW; encoded by the coding sequence ATGCCGATGCACTGGCACGCACggctcggcgtgctcgtGCTTCTGGGTCTCGTACTTGTGCCTCAAATCTATGCAGAAGGTCACAGTAAACATGCCGGGCAAGAGAGCCACAAAACCAAAGCGCCCACAGGCAAGATAGGTTCGGGCAATGCAGTGAAAACGACGCTGCCGATGCTGACGACCGACTCGCGCGTGAATGCAAGCACGGGCCTGATTCCCCAACCTTCGAGCATACCAGTAGAGCCTGCAGATGAGGCGCCGTATGCGTTACACGACTCGGTCATGGTCCGCAGCGATCTCTCGATGAGCGACACCGACGGCCTGCATTATACCTTTGCACCGCCCCCCAACGTCCCGGTGTATATCACGCTTTCCTTGTGTGCAGGCCCCAGTATTCCTCCGTACAACACAAGCGACGATAACTTGATGGACCAGCTTGGAATGAGTGcggacgaagcgcgccaagcgacgcTTGTCTCGCTCTACGTCTCGGACAGTTCAAACCAAAAAAAACCCGGACCTGACCAGGGCGTGGACAAGAAATTTGTCGGATATGCGCAGGGCGGCTGGTCCGAGATCCCGGTCCCAAAAGGCACAAAAGACGGGCTTTGGATCGGTGTATTCCCGCCAAAGGATCCGCGCGGGTTGAACGGCACCTACCGTATTCAGCTAGCGGCATCCACTGTGGCGCAGCTAGAGCGCGTTGCTGGAGAAGCGGGTGTATTTTATGATGACTCGGACCGCAGAACGGCACTTTTGACCTCCTTCAATTACACGACGCCCGCGCCGAATATCAGCTTGATTGTGCTGCCCACCGACGGTGACTTTTCCCTCGCTTCTCTCACCTACTTTAACTCCTCCTTCTGTGCAATTTTTGATGCCTGGTCACAGTTCAATCGCAGTCCATATGCACCGGACGTGAACAGCAGCGATACAACGCGCATGACCCAAAATGTCgtcacgcgcggcgaccaGTACCGCGACAAGAAAAAGGAGACGCCATTGAATCCCCATGTGAACGACACAGCAGGCATGCGGCCGCCTGGGGACCCTGTTGCGCTGATAGACGATCTTGTGGTGAtttcgcagcgcgctgtgAACGATTCCACGGATGAGCGTacgccgcaagcgcgcaagcagtTCCTCGTCTCCGATCTCATGCCGGGGCACAACTACACCGCATACCTTGTCTCCACCGTAAACCAGACGGGAacgcttgcacgcacgctgtACCCAGCGGTCAAGTTTGTGACAAAGACGAACCCCACATGTCGCCTCGTGTACGACCTGCCGTTCTGCCCCGAGCTCGCCTACTCGATCCCGTTCAATCCAGGCTTGTCGGTCGAGGAAGCGATGAGCGTGATGGAAAAAATGATCTCGGCAAATTATGGCAACTTTAGCGCGACACTGGCCACCTTTCCGTGCAAATCGGAGCAGTTTGGGCTCTACTCGAGCGTCGCGACATGCGACGGCTGTTTGCGTGCATACCAAAACTGGCTCTGTGCCGTAGCCATTCCGCGCTGCACAGATCTCATCGATCCAGCGCACAGCGTTGCGAGTCAGAATGGCACAGAGCTGCAAGGACTGGAGATGCCGGCGAATACGCACCTGTACCCCTACGTTGTGAATCGCACGGGACGCAACAGCAGTCGCCAGGCGTACATTGATCAATTGTTCGATCCGGGCGATtacggcgagctgctgccgTGCTTGTCGACGTGCGAAATGGTAATGCGGTCCTGCCCGCCGCTCATTGACTGGGACTGTCCGAAATGGACCGTGACTGCGGAGCGGGACTATGGCACGTTTGCGGACGCCGACAGCGACGGGCTGGGGATGGGCGAGAACGGTGGTGCAGGTAAAGATGGCGCGCGTTTTGGTGGCGCTGCAACGCGCTACGTTGCGCAGGATGCTTTCGGGAACGTGTACTGCAATGCGATGGATGTGGAtcgcttgctgcgccagGCAAGTGGGGCGGTGGCCGTACGTCCAGAGTGGGTTGGCGTTGTAGTTCTGAGTGTGgttggcgcgctgctctggTAG
- a CDS encoding uncharacterized protein (EggNog:ENOG503PKDS): MARPGILPPGVDAAMAKLKKQRERVAMHGAEDTDEAEDVVGDARIMSRTPVHVLQVVPCVPVLHLEIALTFYTKVLGFVRRGAKHDTKCARVYRGTQKPTSVRGVYKPTSELAGVHLDLRVLPTPHPTQLVVYVNNVDAMFLEAAEKLYLCSMVMNGYFPLENFGAARIASRPQNTLRGTREFTVVDPDENVLVFVSGV, encoded by the exons ATGGCGCGTCCTGGCATCTTGCCGCCGGGGGTGGATGCTGCGATGGCCAAACTGAAAAaacagcgcgagcgcgttgcgatgcacggcgccgaggatacggacgaggccgaggaCGTGGTAGGGGATGCGAGGATTATGTCACGTACTCCTGTTCATGTGCTGCAAGTTGTGCCTTGCGTACCTGTATTGCATCTCGAGATCGCGCTCACGTTTTACACCAAAGTACTGGGttttgtgcgccgcggcgcaaagcacgatacgaaatgcgcgcgcgtgtaCCGCGGCACGCAGAAGCCTACGAGTGTGCGTGGAGTATATAAGCCTACGAGCGAGCTTGCGGGTGTGCACTTGGATTTGCGTGTActgccgacgccgcaccccacgcagctcgtcgtGTATGTGAACAATGTGGACG CCATGTTCCTCGAGGCAGCGGAGAAGCTGTACCTGTGCAGTATGGTGATGAACGGCTACTTTCCGCTTGAAAAtttcggcgcggcacggaTCGCGAGCAGGCCGCAGAATACG TTGCGGGGAACGCGCGAGTTTACTGTGGTCGATCCCGATGAAAATGTGCTTGTATTTGTGAGCGGTGTGTAG
- the HOG1 gene encoding mitogen-activated protein kinase (EggNog:ENOG503NVMG; COG:T): MADFTKLSIFGTVFEVTTRYDNLQPVGMGAFGLVCSAKDKLADTSVAIKKVMKPFSTPVLAKRTYRELKLLKHIQHENIISLSDIFISPLEDLYFVTELLGTDLHRLLTSRPLERQFVQYFLYQILRGLKYVHSAGVVHRDLKPSNILINENCDLKICDFGLARVQDPQMTGYVSTRYYRAPEIMLTWQKYDVAVDVWSAGCIFSEMLEGKPLFPGKDHVNQFSIITELLGTPPDEVINTICSENTLRFVRSLPNRERVNFREHFPNTDPEALDLLDKMLVFDLNKRITAADALSHSYLAPYHNPADEPEADETFDWSFNDADLPIDTWKVMMYSEILDFHNMDEQGLETNGAAAQADPMSSTP; encoded by the exons ATGGCCGACTTTACGAAGCTGTCCATCTTCGGCACCGTGTTCGAGGTGACTACGCGGTATGACAATTTACAGCCGGTTGGAATGGGCGCATTTGGCCTTGTGTGCAGTGCCAAGGACAAGCTGGCGGATACGTCGGTCGCGATCAAGAAAGTGATGAAGCCGTTCAGCACGCCTGTGCTCGCCAAGCGTACATACCGCGAGCTCAAGCTCCTGAAGCACATCCAGCATGAAAAT ATCATAAGCCTGAGCGACATTTTCATTTCCCCGTTGGAAGACCTGTACTTTGTTACGGAGCTCTTGGGGACCGACTTGCACCGCCTGCTCACGAGCCGTCCGCTGGAGAGGCAGTTTGTACAGTATTTTCTGTATCAAATTCTCCGCGGGCTCAAGTATGTGCACTCTGCAGGCGTCGTCCACCGTGACTTGAAGCCGAGCAACATTTTGATCAACGAAAACTGCGACTTGAAGATCTGCGACTTTGgactcgcgcgcgtgcaggatCCACAAATGACTGGCTACGTGTCTACGCGGTACTATCGCGCGCCTGAGATTATGCTCACATGGCAAAAGTACGACGTGGCTGTGGATGTGTGGAGCGCGGGATGCATCTTTTCCGAAATGCTCGAAGGCAAGCCACTCTTTCCTGGAAAAGACC ACGTGAACCAGTTTTCAATCATCACCGAGCTGCTCGGTACGCCGCCAGACGAGGTGATAAACACGATCTGCAGCGAAAAT ACGCTCCGTTTTGTTCGATCCTTGCCCAATCGCGAGCGCGTGAATTTCCGCGAGCATTTCCCAAATACGGACCCTGAGGCGCTTgacttgctcgacaagATGCTTGTGTTTGATCTGAACAAGCGCATcaccgccgccgacgcactCTCACACTCCTACCTTGCGCCGTACCATAACCCTGCTGACGAGCCGGAAGCGGACGAGACGTTTGATTGGAGCTTCAACGATGCGGACCTGCCCATCGATACGTGGAAAGTAATGATGTACTCTGAGATCCTAG ACTTTCATAACATGGACGAGCAAGGCCTCGAGACGaatggcgctgctgcccaGGCAGACCCAATGAGCTCCACTCCGTAG
- a CDS encoding uncharacterized protein (EggNog:ENOG503P4PZ; COG:S) has translation MRRFLARKSHKPQDEERYDNANAPMVPPEEDALTYPTYGETRAVDVGRGKPKRSFTPLRPKSGAQDKSISSRNSSIIAQAENWAPWQDYGAPASVASTRRRVHSLTLQGPNEVDDASYATQCNAQEKRVREKPPLFNWKKTMGEHHKHVRRAPRSDALRVFAPMHAEIAKQSAKQDPSEVATRIAAFCNAAPSGCDWQEAHALGDYLNHSDAHSKEAVRVLRAAMRSNNLEVQRRAVHAWGIWSLFAGGTFGAYAANAQLLGTLEELLDNSLTFPALREDILDVLSALTYRAKSTQRLRPVARLWSRVRPASCPEHGEPMRRALFSDREDAQSEGEDVSDDSHEKVPAAAVHPERTLLTIPTERTPQGARPPPKPLRLDADARTPTKTALPAMPGPGPEYTELAPYIPSPLRAGSDGSESPMNDDVQRECQVAHANASVLLDALAFQGVSNPLVPEFSHNAQLSRDWLEAQCTRISDEAQNAALGNADPDADALFANILDALSHVDEALAECDRLYELDANDANGHESEQSSTEGDEPALPPEPVQPSAKALGKRREVDPRMSSKPPLPAPPAALRENT, from the coding sequence ATGCGGCGTTTTCTGGCGCGCAAGTCACACAAACCGCAGGATGAGGAGCGCTATGATAACGCAAATGCACCGATGGTGCCTCCAGAAGAGGACGCACTAACATACCCAACGTACGGTGAGACGCGCGCAGTTGATGTAGGCCGCGGCAAGCCGAAGCGAAGCTTTACGCCGCTCCGCCcgaaaagcggcgcacaagacAAGAGCATATCGAGCCGCAATTCTTCGATCATAGCGCAGGCGGAAAACTGGGCACCGTGGCAGGACTATGGCGCTCCGGCTAGCGTGGCGAGCACAAGGCGGCGTGTACATAGTCTCACGTTACAAGGACCCAACGAAGTGGACGATGCGTCCTATGCAACGCAGTGCAATGCGCAAGAAAAACGAGTGCGCGAAAAGCCACCCCTATTTAATTGGAAAAAAACGATGGGCGAGCACCACAAGCAtgtccggcgcgcgccccGGTCCGACGCTCTGCGCGTGTtcgcgccgatgcacgcCGAAATAGCCAAACAGAGCGCAAAACAGGATCCGTCCGAGGTCGCGACGCGTATTGCCGCTTTTTGCAATGCAGCACCGAGTGGCTGCGACTGGCAAGAAGCtcacgcgctcggcgactACCTCAACCATTCCGACGCGCACAGCAAGGAGGCTGTCCGCGTCCtccgcgcagcgatgcggaGCAATAATTTGGAGgtacagcgccgtgcggtgcatgcgTGGGGCATTTGGTCCTTATTTGCAGGCGGCACATTTGGCGCGTACGCTGCGAATGCACAGCTGCTTGGGacgctcgaggagctctTGGACAACTCGCTCACCTTTCCCGCACTCCGCGAAGACATTCTCGACGTCTTGTCTGCACTTACATACCGCGCCAAAAGCACACAGCGACTCCGGCCGGTCGCGCGGCTTTGGTCGCGCGTACGCCCGGCGTCGTGCCctgagcacggcgagccgatgcgccgcgccttaTTTAGCGATCGGGAGGATGCGCAGTCGGAAGGGGAGGACGTGTCCGACGATTCGCATGAAAAGGTGCCGGCAGCCGCTGTGCACCcggagcgcacgctgcttaCAATTCCTACCGAGCGTACGCCACAAGGAGcgcggccgccgcccaagccgttgcgcctcgatgcagatgcgcgTACGCCCACCAAAACAGCGCTTCCGGCCATGCCCGGCCCTGGCCCCGAGTATACTGAACTTGCACCGTACATACCTTCCCCCCTTCGGGCAGGTTCAGACGGCAGCGAATCGCCCATGAATGATGATGTGCAACGCGAATGCCAAGTCGCACACGCCAATGCATCCGTGCTTCTCGACGCACTTGCTTTCCAAGGCGTGTCCAACCCCCTTGTTCCTGAATTTTCCCACAATGCGCAGCTTTCCCGGGACTGGCTTGaggcgcaatgcacgcggATATCCGACGAGGCACagaatgcggcgctcggcaatgccGACCCCGACGCGGATGCGTTGTTCGCAAACATCCTCGACGCGCTTAGCCACGTCGACGAGGCTTTGGCCGAGTGCGACCGGCTATATGAGCTTGACGCAAACGACGCGAACGGACACGAAAGCGAGCAGTCGAGCACAGAAGGCGACGAGCCTGCATTGCCACCGGAACCTGTGCAGCCaagcgccaaggcgcttggcaagcgccgcgaagtCGACCCTAGAATGTCGTCAAAGCCACCActtcctgcgccgcccgcggcACTACGCGAAAATACCTAA
- the GPI12 gene encoding N-acetylglucosaminylphosphatidylinositol deacetylase (EggNog:ENOG503NYTI; COG:M; TransMembrane:1 (i188-206o)), producing the protein MSAHPDDEVMFFAPAVLEMARQGVRISAWCLSQGNGDGLGAVRREELYQSYQALGVPKERVFVWDDVNLQDGMEHVWDEMYIRQQFIKLAAKWGDMDAILTFDAHGVSSHPNHVAVHRGALAVRAHWRDGVAPTLLTVRTPPLATKFTGLPGALIARLIGHAPILFMATPIQYISALRAMQHHATQLVWFRYLYVLFSTLMYANVIDVWN; encoded by the exons ATGAGCGCACACCCCGACGATGAAGTCATGTTTTTTGCGCCGGCCGTGCTGGAGATGGCGCGCCAAGGTGTACGCATTTCAGCATGGTGCCTATCGCAAG GGAACGGCGATGGGCTgggcgcagtgcggcgtGAGGAATTGTACCAAAGTTATCAAGCACTTGGAGTCCCTAAAGAACGCGTATTTGTGTGGGATGATGT CAATTTGCAAGACGGTATGGAGCATGTATGGGACGAAATGTATATACGGCAGCAGTTTATAAAGCTTGCAGCGAAGTGGGGAGACATGGATGCC ATCTTGACGTTTGACGCACATGGCGTGTCGTCGCACCCCAATCATGTAGCAgtgcaccgcggcgcattggctgtgcgtgcacacTGGCGGGATGGCGTTGCACCGACGCTCCTGaccgtgcgcacgccgccgcttgctaCAAAGTTTACAGGGCTGCCAGGCGCGCTCATTGCGCGGCTAATTGGGCATGCGCCGATCCTGTTTATGGCTACGCCTATCCAGTATATCTCCGCACTACGCGCGATGCAACACCATGCGACGCAACTTGTATGGTTCCGTTACCTTTACGTGCTTTTCTCCACACTCATGTATGCGAATGTTATCGACGTGTGGAATTaa
- the RCF1 gene encoding Respiratory supercomplex factor 1, mitochondrial (COG:U; BUSCO:EOG09264J8E; EggNog:ENOG503P3F9; TransMembrane:2 (o31-50i62-83o)) yields the protein MGDDTPFFPTPLDDEETGVQKLWRKCKKDPMIPIGSLLTCCALGYASMHLRSGNRDKFQSALRWRVVFQAVTVVAAGVSLVALEAPKNPAPDADGTQNPTPHWNQEKRDQASMQEEIDFRRRFNDLHMREERENDALQRMIAEAADKRESEAEQKPVRTAPKIGQDKRSFTFHT from the coding sequence ATGGGCGACGATACCCCATTCTTTCCTACGCCTCTCGATGACGAGGAGACGGGCGTGCAAAAGCTGTGGCGCAAATGCAAGAAAGATCCAATGATCCCTATTGGATCGCTTCTTACGTGCTGTGCTTTGGGCTACGCCTCCATGCACCTTCGCTCCGGCAACCGCGACAAGTTCCAAagtgcgctgcggtggcGTGTAGTATTTCAAGCGGTGACTGTGGTTGCTGCGGGCGTGAGTCTTGTTGCATTAGAGGCGCCGAAAAATCCAGCACCTGACGCGGACGGCACGCAGAATCCCACTCCCCATTGGAACCAGGAGAAGCGCGACCAGGCGTCGATGCAGGAAGAAATCGATttccggcggcgcttcaACGACCTGCATatgcgcgaggagcgcgagaatgatgcactgcagcgcatgaTTGCAGAGGCCGCTGACAAGCGCGAGAGCGAAGCCGAGCAAAAACCGGTCCGCACCGCCCCAAAGATCGGCCAAGACAAGCGGTCGTTTACATTTCACACGTAG
- the SKS1 gene encoding Serine/threonine protein kinase (COG:T; EggNog:ENOG503NURV), protein MPSNIQHQNLIGQRIAEGGLEIVTVLGIGAYGVVYLAQDTMRESESGDIRYYAVKCLDRTGLDGRQRGFQHRETLLHTMASAHLNVLTLHRIIDEPTSPYTFVVLDYCADGDLFTMITESKRYHLDTEPYQSDPNYADGRPMPESASYRKARMSTDALIKDVFCQIIDAVEHCHNLGIFHRDLKPENILCTDGGCRVQLADFGLATGKRMSSDFGCGSFFYMGPECQGGVVSRIAEYDTAANDIWSLGIVLINLICGRNPWKQATLVDETFREYLRDPNFIMKILPISRDTNEVLKHILALYPENRYSLCELRKSVLGIKRLLATNVELWQRQRDARIATKAEVAKRRTKHVCPPASSTTRTSLNTRRMRGVTSDPKTHVSAPIPVRNVPTTADPDSAGLSMLVLGSGENILTNPEQTDSVYPNKQYTEAHGSVEGEPQSSVKSKNGSASASVTVPSLVDTASTVSSVQLAETPINATCSRHTQVGAQEAMFKLEFEARMSSAPSSPQEHDPYADRAKNNVLGTLQATAQPIPRVLKRDRWVSPRSSLHSFQTDPLFPPP, encoded by the coding sequence ATGCCGTCTAATATTCAACATCAGAATTTGATCGGACAACGCATTGCGGAGGGGGGACTTGAAATCGTGACTGTGCTAGGCATCGGCGCTTATGGTGTCGTTTATCTGGCGCAAGACACTATGCGGGAGTCTGAGTCTGGCGACATCCGATACTATGCTGTCAAGTGCCTCGACAGGACCGGTCTGGACGGTCGCCAGCGTGGTTTTCAGCATCGGGAGACGCTGCTTCACACTATGGCATCTGCGCATTTAAATGTTCTCACTCTCCACCGCATCATTGACGAGCCCACGTCGCCGTATACATTTGTCGTGCTAGACTATTGTGCGGATGGTGACTTGTTTACCATGATTACCGAAAGTAAGCGCTACCACTTGGACACAGAGCCCTACCAATCCGATCCAAACTATGCTGATGGCCGGCCGATGCCAGAAAGTGCCTCATaccgcaaggcgcgcatgtcgaCAGACGCACTCATCAAGGACGTGTTTTGCCAAATTATCGACGCTGTAGAGCATTGCCACAATCTTGGCATCTTTCACCGCGACTTAAAGCCAGAAAATATATTGTGCACCGATGGCGGATGCCGTGTCCAACTCGCTGATTTTGGTCTCGCAACAGGCAAACGCATGAGCAGCGACTTTGGCTGCGGCAGCTTCTTTTACATGGGGCCTGAATGCCAAGGAGGTGTCGTGTCGCGCATTGCAGAGTACGATACTGCCGCAAACGACATCTGGTCCCTTGGTATCGTTTTGATCAACTTGATCTGTGGGCGCAACCCGTGGAAGCAGGCGACTCTTGTGGACGAAACGTTTCGCGAGTACTTGCGCGACCCAAACTTTATCATGAAGATTCTGCCCATCTCGCGCGACACGAACGAGGTGCTTAAACACATTCTGGCTCTTTACCCCGAGAATCGATACTCTTTGTgtgagctgcgcaaatccGTGCTTGGCATCAAACGTTTGCTTGCAACCAACGTGGAGCTTTGGCAGCgacagcgcgacgcgcgcatcgcgacCAAGGCCGAGGTGGCAAAGCGCCGTACAAAGCATGTTTGTCCACCGGCTTCGTCTACAACGCGTACTTCGCTGAATACCCGCCGTATGCGAGGAGTCACTAGCGACCCTAAGACGCACGTATCCGCGCCAATTCCTGTACGCAATGTGCCTACCACTGCCGATCCAGACTCGGCCGGGTTGTCTATGCTGGTCCTCGGATCTGGCGAGAACATCCTGACAAATCCGGAGCAAACCGACTCCGTATACCCGAACAAACAGTATACTGAAGCTCACGGTAGCGTTGAAGGCGAACCGCAATCGTCGGTCAAGTCTAAGAATGGtagcgcgagcgcgagcgtgaCCGTTCCCAGTCTAGTGGACACGGCCTCGACAGTCTCCTCTGTGCAACTGGCCGAGACGCCGATCAATGCGACATGCTCTCGTCACACACAAgttggcgcgcaagaagcgaTGTTCAAACTTGAATTTGAAGCTCGCATGAGCTCTGCTCCATCATCTCCTCAAGAGCACGATCCGTATGCGGACCGTGCCAAAAACAATGTGCTTGGGACACTGCAAGCGACTGCTCAGCCCATCCCGCGCGTTTTGAAACGCGATCGATGGGTCTCACCGCGATCTTCGCTACATTCGTTCCAAACAGATCCTCTTTTTCCACCCCCATGA
- the SYP1 gene encoding Suppressor of Profilin deletion (EggNog:ENOG503NYRN; COG:S), translating to MERPLYASAFESSDPHESLHKLQTRLKNARLFNEQLADYFAARREIEEAYVRQLQKLSKRSFLGDATYIPYEFKPVYERMILEIAEAAQMHTMLERRIFRDCEEPLRTAAQRGEWATFKQHEDQLAPRAKEITSLETQLSKDKRKYESKRTSAAQAKATATQHSLDAAMQGWKHNSSKAFHVMEQVDRARLVLLRNTVRSFAYAQGDLSRELYDMAYKTNAAVQKFNPEREMQSFIAGRVMRPRSEYASGSAADEIFGEAPSRRAAPLVEPEPTPMSPMLQRYGSISQFSRKEKITPAEDRNAPHNSPRFSVPLPSALLATQSTEPHDAPLKNAREPRSTIDFADLSVLDTDTQDYHDGVLARTRSRSRSQPHSTHVGFSPSPRKSEAAQESELWLPAKRDVHNVPHAAMDVVAHVSYAAPAPPPIPVLLNFECTERLHVRWNGTALASVALRGELTLRLLQASASGTAHVRMQHAASLTIVATSDVLRPVPNLSEYQIDLDALSQTPVTALQYEIQLDGDLQCYVPVVLEPKWRCDLQQCSLILTYYANPTSVYAPLGTALSHVEFSVSIPHETPVVGGVLTQPVGKWDPFVQTMTWQRAEPLGLQHVEPNKILARFPLARQGTPQPVFMSWHLPGTTLGQLSLACLPGGAQVALQTERETRTGAYFA from the exons ATGGAGCGGCCGCTGTATGCGTCGGCGTTTGAG TCATCCGATCCACATGAAAGCCTGCACAAGCTTCAGACACGCTTAAAAAATGCACGGCTTTTCAACGAGCAACT TGCCGATTAtttcgcagcgcgccgcgagatTGAGGAGGCGTACGTCCGCCAGCTACAAAAGCTATCGAAGCGCTCGTTTTTGGGAGACGCTACGTACATCCCTTATGAGTTCAAGCCCGTGTACGAGCGCATGATCCTCGAGATCGCCGAggctgcgcaaatgcatacaatgctcgagcggcgcattttcCGCGACTGTGAggagccgctgcgcaccgcagcgcaacgcGGCGAATGGGCCACGTTCAAGCAACACGAGGATCAACTTGCGCCACGCGCAAAAGAGATTACAAGTCTTGAAACGCAGCTCAGCAAAGACAAGCGCAAATACGAAAGCAAACGCACATCCGCAGCACAGGCCAAAGCCACGGCGACACAGCATTCGCTCGATGCCGCGATGCAGGGATGGAAGCACAATTCTTCCAAAGCATTTCACGTCATGGAGCAAGTCGATCGCGCTCGGCTTGTGCTCCTCCGCAATaccgtgcgcagctttgcatACGCCCAAGGAGATCTGTCCAGGGAGTTGTACGACATGGCGTACAAGACAAACGCTGCTGTACAGAAATTCAACCCAGAACGTGAGATGCAGAGCTTTATCGCGGGGCGCGTGATGAGGCCACGTAGCGAGTACGCCtccggcagcgccgcggacgAAATCTTTGGCGAGGCGCCGAGccggcgtgcagcgccgcttgtggAGCCTGAACCTACGCCCATGTCGcccatgctgcagcgctatGGGTCCATCTCCCAGTTTTCACGCAAGGAGAAAATCACGCCTGCAGAGGACCGGAACGCACCACACAACTCGCCGCGGTTCAGTGTGCCGCTTccctcggcgctgcttgccacGCAGTCGACCGAGccgcacgatgcgccgctgaaaaatgcgcgcgagccgcgctcgacgatCGACTTTGCGGATCTATCCGTGCTGGACACAGATACCCAAGACTACCAcgacggcgtgcttgcgcgtacgcgctcgcgctcgcgctcacagccgcacagcacgcaTGTTGGATTTTCACCCTCGCCCCGGAAGAGCGAAGCTGCGCAGGAAAGCGAGCTTTGGCTCCCTGCCAAGCGCGATGTGCacaatgtgccgcacgccgcgatggATGTAGTGGCGCATGTCTCatacgctgcgccagcgccgcctccTATACCGGTTCTTCTTAATTTCGAGTGTACAGAGCGCTTGCATGTCAGATGGAACGGCACGGCATTGGCGAGTGTTGCGCTTCGCGGCGAGCTCACACTGCGCCTTTTACaagcgagcgcgagcggtACAGCGCACGTTCGTATgcagcacgcagcgtcACTCACGATTGTCGCCACATCAGACGTACTGCGCCCTGTTCCTAACTTGTCCGAGTACCAAATTGACCTTGACGCGCTCTCCCAAACGCCCGTCACCGCACTTCAGTACGAAATACAGCTCGACGGAGATTTGCAGTGCTACGTCCCTGTGGTACTTGAGCCCAAGTGGCGCTGCGATTTGCAGCAGTGCTCGCTGATCCTTACGTATTACGCGAATCCAACAAGCGTATATGCACcgctcggcacggcgcttTCGCACGTCGAATTCTCCGTCTCCATCCCGCACGAGACGCCGGTGGTGGGCGGCGTGCTTACACAGCCAGTTGGAAAGTGGGATCCCTTTGTACAAACCATGACTTGGCAGCGCGCAGAGCCTCTTGGATTGCAGCACGTCGAGCCCAACAAGATTCTTGCGCGATTTCCGCTAGCGCGGCAAGGTACGCCGCAGCCTGTATTTATGTCGTGGCACTTGCCGGGAACGACACTTGGTCAGCTCAGTCTTGCATGCTTGCCGGGCGGAGCACAagtcgcgctgcaaaccGAGCGCGAAACGCGCACTGGCGCATATTTTGCATAG